One genomic window of Salmo salar chromosome ssa12, Ssal_v3.1, whole genome shotgun sequence includes the following:
- the LOC106564688 gene encoding neuronal vesicle trafficking-associated protein 2 isoform X2 gives MVKLGSNLADKLDKEQSMDDGFDNIPLITPLEVNQLQQPYLDKVIVKTTTEYQLQQKKKKKLYVPGINKLNIKLYNKLTGLILITLGFLACLLLLVMYKALWYNQLTCPEGFVLKHKHCTPAAVLEPWYYTEQQQQEDPVVPPRSSSLYTALGHLNQAKRTAAGGIIPELPTSPWFPVINALKQAERAKEEASRSKE, from the exons ATGGTGAAGCTGGGCAGTAACCTGGCTGATAAGCTGGATAAAGAACAGTCTATGGACGATGGCTTTGATAACATCCCCCTCATCACCCCTCTGGAGGTTAACCAGCTGCAACAGCCATACTTAGACAAG GTAATCGTGAAGACCACAACAGAGTATCAGCTGCagcagaagaaaaagaagaagttGTACGTGCCGGGAATCAACAAGCTGAATATAAAACTCTACAACAAG ctcACAGGTTTGATCCTCATCACCCTTGGGTTCCTGGCTTGTCTTCTCCTGCTGGTCATGTACAAGGCTCTGTGGTACAATCAACTTACCTGCCCAGAGGGCTTCGTTCTCAAG CACAAGCACTGCACCCCAGCAGCAGTCCTGGAGCCCTGGTActacacagagcagcagcagcaggaggaccCAGTCGTGCCCCCCCGCTCCAGCAGTCTCTACACCGCCCTGGGTCACCTCAACCAGGCCAAGAGGACCGCCGCCGGCGGCATCATCCCCGAGCTGCCCACGTCACCATGGTTCCCCGTCATCAACGCCCTGAAGCAAGCCGAGAGGGCCAAAGAGGAGGCGAGTCGTTCgaaggagtga
- the LOC106564688 gene encoding neuronal vesicle trafficking-associated protein 1 isoform X1, which produces MVKLGSNLADKLDKEQSMDDGFDNIPLITPLEVNQLQQPYLDKVIVKTTTEYQLQQKKKKKLYVPGINKLNIKLYNKVSEKVKLTGLILITLGFLACLLLLVMYKALWYNQLTCPEGFVLKHKHCTPAAVLEPWYYTEQQQQEDPVVPPRSSSLYTALGHLNQAKRTAAGGIIPELPTSPWFPVINALKQAERAKEEASRSKE; this is translated from the exons ATGGTGAAGCTGGGCAGTAACCTGGCTGATAAGCTGGATAAAGAACAGTCTATGGACGATGGCTTTGATAACATCCCCCTCATCACCCCTCTGGAGGTTAACCAGCTGCAACAGCCATACTTAGACAAG GTAATCGTGAAGACCACAACAGAGTATCAGCTGCagcagaagaaaaagaagaagttGTACGTGCCGGGAATCAACAAGCTGAATATAAAACTCTACAACAAGGTATCAGAGAAGGTCAAG ctcACAGGTTTGATCCTCATCACCCTTGGGTTCCTGGCTTGTCTTCTCCTGCTGGTCATGTACAAGGCTCTGTGGTACAATCAACTTACCTGCCCAGAGGGCTTCGTTCTCAAG CACAAGCACTGCACCCCAGCAGCAGTCCTGGAGCCCTGGTActacacagagcagcagcagcaggaggaccCAGTCGTGCCCCCCCGCTCCAGCAGTCTCTACACCGCCCTGGGTCACCTCAACCAGGCCAAGAGGACCGCCGCCGGCGGCATCATCCCCGAGCTGCCCACGTCACCATGGTTCCCCGTCATCAACGCCCTGAAGCAAGCCGAGAGGGCCAAAGAGGAGGCGAGTCGTTCgaaggagtga